One genomic region from Gammaproteobacteria bacterium encodes:
- a CDS encoding exonuclease domain-containing protein: MDVETANPSRDSICQIGIVDVRDGQIVDEWSTLVDPETWFDDWNVDIHGIDEEDVVGSPTMPELEAEIRQRLQGHVVTHSAFDRVAFQRAFERYGLATLSGLWVDTARVVRRAWRDRFGKKGYGLWNVAEFLGIEFEHHDALEDARACARIMLRACQDTGLSLEDWPKRVRQPIFPSAHGPGPGPGYRSREGNPDGPLHGEVIVFTGTLSRPRSELVDKAVEWGCDYRNRMSGRVTILVVGTQDERKLRGREKSTKQRDAEALITKGHELRIITEEDFWQLTG; the protein is encoded by the coding sequence GTGGACGTCGAAACGGCGAACCCGAGCCGCGACAGCATCTGTCAGATCGGGATCGTCGACGTCCGGGACGGCCAGATAGTGGACGAGTGGAGCACGCTGGTGGACCCGGAGACGTGGTTCGATGACTGGAACGTCGATATCCATGGGATCGACGAAGAGGATGTGGTAGGCAGTCCGACGATGCCCGAACTGGAGGCCGAGATCCGTCAACGCCTACAGGGTCACGTCGTGACCCATTCGGCCTTCGACCGGGTGGCGTTCCAGCGCGCGTTCGAGCGCTACGGGCTTGCCACCCTGTCCGGTTTGTGGGTCGACACCGCACGCGTCGTGCGGCGGGCGTGGCGGGACCGTTTCGGCAAGAAGGGATACGGCCTCTGGAATGTCGCCGAGTTCCTCGGGATCGAGTTCGAGCACCATGACGCGCTTGAGGATGCGCGGGCGTGTGCCCGGATCATGCTCCGCGCCTGTCAGGACACGGGTTTGAGTCTAGAGGATTGGCCCAAGAGGGTCAGGCAGCCGATCTTCCCCAGCGCGCATGGCCCCGGGCCCGGGCCCGGCTACCGCAGCCGGGAAGGAAACCCGGACGGGCCGCTGCATGGGGAAGTCATCGTGTTCACGGGGACGCTTTCGCGCCCGCGCAGCGAACTCGTCGACAAGGCGGTCGAGTGGGGTTGCGACTACAGGAATCGGATGTCCGGAAGGGTCACCATCCTAGTTGTGGGCACACAGGACGAGCGCAAGTTGCGCGGTCGCGAGAAGAGCACAAAGCAGCGCGATGCCGAGGCGCTCATCACCAAGGGCCACGAGTTGCGCATCATCACCGAAGAGGACTTCTGGCAGCTCACGGGGTAG